A window from Aliidongia dinghuensis encodes these proteins:
- a CDS encoding dihydrodipicolinate synthase family protein has translation MTQQRARFGLSAAMTTPFTSDGSIDLARAFVQARWCLMGGCSSVTLFGTTGEGSSIGLDDRTALLAALSEGGITGDQIVGAVAAASIADAAAQMRQVLAVGCKAVLLPPPFYFKGVGDDGLFAWFAQLFERLGGAARGVLLYNIPSVTAVPLTIELVGRLRTAFPEVVVGVKDSSGDWAYTQRLLAAHRDLAILIGDERYLAEGVRLGGEGAISGLANICPDRLRPLALEGHDDQRINALVEAVLAHPVIPAVKALVAHRTADVSWRAVRPPLMPLGAEEAVRLAARYDALFAAAAA, from the coding sequence GTGACCCAGCAACGTGCGCGCTTCGGCCTGTCGGCGGCCATGACCACGCCGTTCACGAGCGACGGGTCGATCGACCTGGCGCGCGCCTTCGTCCAGGCGCGCTGGTGCCTGATGGGCGGCTGCTCGAGCGTTACCCTGTTCGGCACCACGGGCGAGGGCTCGTCGATCGGCCTGGACGACCGGACGGCGTTGCTGGCGGCCCTCTCCGAGGGCGGCATCACCGGCGACCAGATCGTCGGTGCCGTCGCCGCGGCCTCGATCGCCGACGCCGCGGCGCAGATGCGGCAGGTGCTGGCAGTCGGCTGCAAGGCCGTGCTGCTGCCCCCGCCGTTCTATTTCAAGGGCGTCGGCGACGACGGCCTGTTCGCCTGGTTTGCCCAGCTGTTCGAGCGGCTGGGCGGCGCCGCGCGCGGCGTGCTGCTCTACAACATCCCGTCGGTCACGGCCGTGCCGCTCACGATCGAGCTCGTCGGCCGGCTGCGCACGGCGTTCCCGGAGGTCGTCGTCGGCGTCAAGGATTCCTCGGGCGACTGGGCCTATACGCAGCGGCTGCTGGCGGCGCACCGCGATCTCGCGATCCTGATCGGCGACGAGCGCTATCTGGCCGAAGGCGTGCGGCTCGGCGGCGAGGGTGCCATCTCCGGCCTCGCCAACATCTGCCCGGACCGCTTGCGGCCGCTGGCGCTCGAGGGCCACGACGATCAGCGCATCAATGCGCTGGTCGAGGCGGTGCTGGCCCACCCGGTCATCCCGGCGGTCAAGGCGCTGGTCGCCCATCGCACGGCGGATGTCTCGTGGCGCGCGGTCCGTCCGCCGCTGATGCCGCTCGGCGCCGAGGAAGCGGTACGGCTCGCGGCCCGCTACGACGCGCTTTTCGCCGCCGCGGCGGCCTGA
- a CDS encoding aldo/keto reductase produces MIFAAMQDGTRLGLGGAPLGNLFRTVAEAEAQALVAHAWRDGCRTFDTAPHYGNGLSEHRMGTALRPVPRDELVLSSKVGRLLEPDATAPAEQNSYVAVLPFRQRWDYSAAGVRRSVEDSLQRLGQARLDVAFIHDCDAVTHGAGHARIRAQVIGETIPALEDLKATGLVRHIGLGVNDVEICLDVLHAARIDCLLLAGRYSLIDHSALAELLPLAHARGTRIALGGVFNSGILATGVRNTSAPIRFNYDRAGQEWIERVAAIEAICAEEAVPLRAAALQFPLAHPAVEILLAGAQTIGEWDDTRAMLRQPIRAGFWRRLQTAGLLPPEAPVPEAAS; encoded by the coding sequence ATGATCTTCGCCGCCATGCAGGATGGAACGCGCCTCGGCCTCGGCGGGGCACCGCTCGGCAACCTGTTCCGCACGGTCGCCGAGGCCGAGGCCCAGGCACTCGTTGCCCATGCCTGGCGCGACGGCTGCCGGACCTTCGACACAGCACCCCATTACGGTAATGGCTTGAGCGAGCATCGCATGGGCACGGCCTTGCGGCCGGTGCCCCGCGATGAGCTGGTGCTGTCGAGTAAGGTCGGCCGCCTGCTGGAGCCGGACGCGACGGCGCCGGCCGAGCAGAATTCCTATGTGGCGGTGCTGCCGTTCCGCCAGCGCTGGGACTATTCGGCGGCCGGCGTCAGGCGCAGCGTCGAGGACAGCCTGCAGCGCCTGGGCCAAGCCCGGCTCGACGTCGCCTTCATCCATGATTGCGACGCGGTGACCCACGGCGCGGGCCACGCCCGCATCCGCGCCCAGGTGATCGGCGAAACGATCCCGGCGCTTGAGGATCTCAAGGCGACCGGCCTCGTCCGCCATATCGGGCTCGGCGTCAATGACGTCGAGATCTGCCTGGACGTGCTGCACGCGGCCCGGATCGATTGCCTGCTGCTCGCGGGGCGCTACAGCCTGATCGACCATTCGGCCTTGGCCGAACTGCTGCCGCTGGCGCACGCCCGCGGCACGCGCATCGCCCTCGGCGGCGTGTTCAATTCCGGCATCCTCGCGACCGGCGTGCGGAACACGAGCGCGCCCATCCGCTTCAATTATGACCGCGCCGGCCAGGAATGGATCGAGCGCGTCGCCGCGATCGAGGCGATCTGCGCCGAGGAGGCGGTGCCGCTCCGGGCGGCGGCCCTGCAATTCCCGCTCGCCCATCCGGCCGTCGAGATCCTGCTGGCCGGCGCCCAGACGATCGGCGAATGGGACGACACGCGCGCGATGCTGCGCCAGCCGATCCGCGCCGGCTTCTGGCGACGTCTCCAGACGGCGGGGCTGCTGCCACCCGAGGCGCCGGTACCGGAGGCGGCATCATGA
- a CDS encoding amidohydrolase family protein encodes MIDAHFHIWRPARGDYGWLTPALGALHRDVAIADWRREAAPCGVTGGILVQAAPTEAETRFLLDAAAAEPGAPVLASWVLGVVGWVDLTAADAPHRVAEAARAPRLKGLRPMLQDIADPEWILASAVAPGLAAMAAHGLTFDALVRPVHLPRIRTLAARHPDLTIVIDHGAKPDIAGDAFAPWADEIERIARDTQAFCKLSGLLTEAGSSPERLPRYIAHLAACFGPERLIWGSDWPVLELAGNYRDWHALALNLVPAADRDAVFGGNARRAYRLD; translated from the coding sequence ATGATCGACGCCCATTTCCACATCTGGCGCCCGGCGCGCGGCGACTATGGCTGGCTGACGCCGGCGCTCGGGGCGCTCCATCGCGACGTGGCGATCGCCGATTGGCGGCGCGAGGCAGCGCCGTGCGGCGTGACCGGCGGCATCCTGGTGCAGGCGGCGCCGACCGAGGCGGAGACCCGCTTCCTGCTGGACGCGGCCGCGGCCGAACCGGGTGCGCCGGTGCTGGCCTCGTGGGTGCTGGGCGTGGTCGGCTGGGTCGATCTCACGGCCGCCGACGCGCCGCACCGGGTCGCGGAAGCCGCGCGCGCCCCACGCCTCAAGGGCCTGCGCCCGATGCTGCAGGACATCGCCGATCCGGAATGGATCCTGGCATCGGCAGTAGCACCTGGGCTCGCGGCAATGGCGGCGCACGGGCTCACGTTCGACGCGCTGGTGCGGCCCGTCCACCTGCCGCGCATCCGGACGCTCGCGGCCCGGCATCCGGACTTGACCATCGTCATCGATCACGGCGCCAAGCCCGACATCGCCGGCGACGCGTTTGCGCCGTGGGCCGACGAGATCGAGCGCATCGCGCGCGACACGCAGGCCTTCTGCAAGCTGTCGGGCCTGCTGACCGAGGCCGGCTCGTCGCCGGAGCGGTTGCCGCGCTACATCGCCCATCTCGCCGCCTGCTTCGGGCCCGAGCGGCTCATCTGGGGCAGCGACTGGCCGGTGCTGGAACTGGCCGGCAACTACCGCGACTGGCATGCGCTGGCACTGAATTTGGTGCCCGCGGCCGACCGCGACGCCGTGTTCGGCGGCAACGCACGGCGCGCTTACCGACTGGACTGA
- a CDS encoding ABC transporter ATP-binding protein, which translates to MVAAEALDRPAALAALRLDIEHVSHGFRLHGAPLPVLEGIDLEIAAGEFVALLGPSGCGKSTLLRLIAGLDRPSAGRLLADGVPIGRPDPSRILVFQAPTLYPWRTVRQNVALGLEARGLLPARRDRVDEALDLVGLRAFDGALPHQLSGGMAQRAALARALVNDPALLLLDEPLGQLDSLTRITMQGELVRLWQRAGFTAVMVTHDVEEALLMANRVVVFSERPARIKAVLSVDRPYPRHRDDPALQALRREILALMGFGEA; encoded by the coding sequence ATGGTAGCGGCCGAAGCACTCGACCGTCCTGCGGCGCTCGCAGCGCTCCGCCTCGACATCGAGCACGTGAGCCACGGCTTCCGCCTGCACGGCGCGCCGCTGCCCGTGCTCGAGGGAATCGATCTTGAGATCGCCGCCGGCGAGTTCGTCGCGCTGCTGGGGCCGAGCGGCTGCGGCAAGTCGACTTTGCTCAGGCTCATCGCCGGGCTCGACCGGCCGAGCGCGGGGCGCCTCTTGGCCGACGGCGTGCCGATCGGCCGGCCCGACCCGTCGCGTATCCTGGTGTTCCAGGCACCGACGCTCTATCCCTGGCGGACGGTCCGGCAGAACGTGGCACTCGGGCTCGAGGCGCGCGGCCTGCTGCCGGCGCGGCGCGACCGGGTCGACGAAGCGCTCGATCTCGTCGGGCTCAGGGCGTTCGACGGCGCGCTGCCGCACCAGCTGTCGGGCGGCATGGCGCAGCGCGCGGCGCTCGCCCGTGCGCTCGTCAACGATCCGGCGCTCTTGCTGCTCGACGAGCCGCTGGGCCAGCTCGACTCGCTGACGCGCATCACCATGCAGGGTGAGCTGGTGCGGTTGTGGCAGCGTGCCGGCTTCACCGCCGTCATGGTGACGCACGATGTGGAGGAGGCGCTGCTGATGGCGAACCGGGTCGTCGTGTTCAGCGAACGGCCGGCGCGCATCAAGGCGGTGCTGTCGGTCGACCGGCCCTATCCGCGCCATCGCGACGATCCAGCGCTGCAGGCGCTCCGGCGCGAGATCCTCGCGCTGATGGGCTTCGGCGAGGCCTGA
- a CDS encoding ABC transporter permease has protein sequence MLAIVFALWEIATAKLELLPRPFFAPPQAFLEVYLDDWPRLGDSVVHSLILLTSGYLIGAVAGFVTGVAIGWSRVVGYWVHPVLRLVGPLPATAWLPLAFFVFPTSWSASTFLIALATAFPVTVLTWSGIAGVNSAYYDIARTLGAGERFLVLRVAIPAALPHVFVGLFMGLGASFSVLVVAEMLGVKSGLGWYLQWAQGWAAYANMYAALLVMALMCSGLVTLLFRVRDRALAWQKGLLRW, from the coding sequence GTGCTTGCTATCGTCTTCGCACTCTGGGAGATCGCAACCGCCAAGCTCGAGCTGTTGCCGCGGCCGTTCTTCGCGCCGCCGCAGGCGTTCCTCGAGGTCTATCTCGACGATTGGCCGCGGCTCGGCGACAGTGTCGTCCATTCGCTGATCCTGCTCACCAGCGGCTATCTGATCGGCGCCGTGGCGGGTTTCGTCACCGGCGTCGCCATCGGCTGGTCGCGTGTCGTCGGCTATTGGGTCCATCCGGTGCTGCGCCTGGTCGGGCCGCTGCCGGCGACCGCCTGGCTGCCGCTTGCCTTCTTCGTCTTCCCGACGAGCTGGAGCGCCAGCACTTTCCTGATCGCGCTCGCGACCGCCTTTCCGGTCACGGTCCTGACCTGGTCCGGTATCGCCGGCGTCAACAGCGCCTATTACGACATCGCGCGCACGCTCGGCGCCGGCGAGCGCTTCCTCGTGCTGCGCGTCGCCATCCCGGCGGCGCTGCCCCATGTCTTCGTCGGCCTGTTCATGGGCTTGGGTGCCTCCTTCTCGGTGCTGGTCGTGGCCGAGATGCTGGGCGTCAAGTCGGGCCTCGGCTGGTATCTGCAATGGGCCCAGGGCTGGGCGGCCTACGCCAACATGTACGCGGCCCTCCTGGTGATGGCGCTCATGTGCTCCGGGCTCGTCACGTTGCTGTTCCGCGTCCGCGACCGGGCGCTCGCCTGGCAGAAGGGATTGCTCCGATGGTAG
- a CDS encoding ABC transporter substrate-binding protein encodes MSRRRLLQTAGAAGVVAPFGLMAGRVFADPDPLAHSPICTGIEQVADASGPLKQLKLTWNATAICTVAVPAADERGIFARHGLQVELVNFAGSTDQLLEAIATGKADAGVGMALRWLKPLEQGFDVKLTSGIHGGCIRLLTSKSSGVAAVRDLKGKVVAVSDQASPAKNFFSIVLKQQGLDPTRDVEWRQYPADLLGLAVQKGEAQALADGDPNTWLLKSNFDLVEVATNLSGDFQHRVCCVVGVRGSLLRQDRAAAKALNEALLESGEWVANNPDEAAAIFAKYSKASVADLAAMLRSHTHHHHPVGADFRQEIALYADELKLVDVIKQSTDATKFADKVYADVFT; translated from the coding sequence GTGTCGCGGCGCCGCCTGCTGCAGACGGCGGGGGCCGCGGGGGTCGTGGCGCCGTTTGGGCTTATGGCGGGGCGCGTCTTCGCCGATCCAGACCCGCTCGCGCACTCACCGATTTGCACCGGCATCGAGCAGGTGGCCGATGCGAGCGGCCCGCTGAAACAGTTGAAGCTCACCTGGAACGCGACGGCGATCTGCACCGTCGCCGTGCCGGCGGCCGACGAGCGCGGCATCTTCGCCCGCCACGGCCTGCAGGTGGAACTCGTCAATTTCGCGGGCTCGACCGACCAGCTCCTGGAAGCGATCGCAACCGGCAAGGCGGATGCCGGCGTCGGCATGGCGCTCCGGTGGCTGAAGCCGCTGGAACAGGGCTTCGACGTCAAGCTGACGAGCGGCATTCATGGTGGCTGCATCCGGCTCCTGACCTCGAAGAGCTCGGGCGTCGCCGCGGTGCGCGACCTCAAGGGCAAGGTGGTCGCCGTGTCGGACCAGGCGAGCCCGGCCAAGAATTTCTTTTCGATCGTGCTGAAGCAGCAGGGGCTCGACCCGACGCGCGACGTCGAATGGCGGCAGTATCCGGCCGACCTCTTGGGTCTCGCGGTGCAGAAGGGCGAGGCGCAGGCGCTGGCCGATGGCGATCCCAACACCTGGCTGCTCAAGAGCAACTTCGACCTGGTCGAGGTTGCGACCAACCTCTCGGGTGACTTCCAGCACCGGGTGTGCTGCGTCGTCGGCGTGCGCGGCAGCCTGCTGCGCCAGGATCGGGCGGCGGCCAAGGCTTTGAACGAAGCGCTGCTCGAATCCGGCGAATGGGTCGCGAACAATCCCGATGAGGCGGCGGCGATCTTCGCGAAATATTCCAAGGCATCGGTCGCCGACCTCGCTGCCATGCTGCGCAGCCACACGCACCACCATCATCCGGTCGGCGCCGATTTCCGGCAGGAGATCGCGCTCTATGCCGATGAGCTGAAGCTGGTCGACGTGATCAAGCAAAGCACGGATGCCACCAAATTCGCCGACAAGGTCTATGCCGATGTCTTCACTTGA
- a CDS encoding sulfonate ABC transporter substrate-binding protein, with protein sequence MRLFRLAAVLVGLAASALQAPAHAADPVKLRIGVQKYGTLVILAQQHTLEERLKPLGVTVEWSEFPGGPQLLEALSAGAIDFGTTGDAPPIFAQAARNALVYVAVEPPAPTGEAILVPKDSPIHTLADLKGKKVALNKGSNVHFLLVQALAKAGLTPKDISPVYLAPADARAAFERGNVDAWVIWDPFLAAAQAATEARVLADGTGLATNRQFYLASRQLTQTRPDLIQAITQEIVKTDAWAQDHQHDVAELLSPKTGLPVPVLEKSLARLGYGVTPIDEPVLQSQQQIADTFFQLGLIPKPIAVHDAAWNARS encoded by the coding sequence ATGCGTCTTTTCCGTCTCGCCGCCGTCCTGGTCGGCCTCGCCGCCAGCGCCTTGCAGGCCCCGGCCCATGCCGCCGACCCGGTGAAGCTGCGCATCGGCGTGCAGAAATACGGCACGCTCGTCATCCTGGCGCAACAGCACACGCTCGAGGAGCGCTTGAAGCCGCTCGGCGTCACGGTCGAATGGAGCGAGTTCCCCGGCGGGCCGCAGCTCCTCGAAGCGCTCTCGGCCGGCGCCATCGATTTCGGCACGACCGGCGACGCACCGCCGATCTTCGCCCAGGCGGCGCGCAACGCGCTCGTCTATGTCGCGGTCGAGCCGCCGGCGCCGACCGGCGAGGCGATCCTGGTGCCCAAGGACTCGCCGATCCACACGCTCGCCGACCTCAAGGGCAAGAAAGTGGCGCTCAACAAGGGCTCGAACGTGCATTTCCTGCTGGTCCAGGCGCTCGCCAAGGCAGGCCTGACGCCGAAGGACATCTCGCCCGTCTATCTGGCGCCGGCTGACGCTCGCGCCGCGTTCGAGCGCGGCAATGTCGACGCCTGGGTGATCTGGGACCCGTTCCTGGCCGCGGCCCAGGCGGCGACCGAGGCGCGGGTGCTGGCCGACGGCACGGGCCTCGCGACCAACCGGCAATTCTACCTGGCCTCGCGCCAGCTCACCCAAACCCGGCCCGACCTCATCCAGGCGATCACCCAGGAGATCGTCAAGACCGATGCCTGGGCCCAGGACCATCAGCACGACGTGGCCGAGCTCTTGAGCCCCAAGACCGGCCTGCCGGTCCCGGTCCTGGAAAAATCACTCGCCCGCCTCGGCTATGGCGTGACGCCGATCGACGAGCCGGTGCTGCAGTCCCAGCAGCAGATCGCCGACACGTTTTTCCAGCTGGGCCTGATCCCAAAGCCGATCGCCGTGCATGACGCGGCGTGGAACGCCCGGTCCTGA